The Lemur catta isolate mLemCat1 chromosome 6, mLemCat1.pri, whole genome shotgun sequence sequence gagctaggctgacgccacggcactcactctagcccaggcaacaaagcgacactctgtctcaaaaaaaaaaaaagaattttcgaAATGCAATAAGaaacaactcaatttttaaaaatgggcaaatgatttgaaAAGACACTTCAACAGAGAAGATATAAGGATgacaaataagcatgtgaaaagatgctccacattattagtcattagggaaatgcaaatcaaaaccacaatgagatgccacttcacactcactaagTGGCTAAAACCAAGAGAGATAATTACAAGTGTTGGGGAgtatgtggagaaactggaactttCATGCACTGTGGTACATACTtaactagaatggctaaaaagaATGATCATACCAAATGATGGCGAGGATTTGGATCAACAGGAACACTCAAATATTGATGATAggaatttaaaatgatacaaccactttggaaaacagtttggctcTTTCTCAAAACGTTAACCCTGCATCTACTATGTGATCCAGACATTAAGTCTTAGGTGTTTACCCAGGAGACAACGAaatatatgtccatacaaagacttgtacatgaatattcatagtagttttatttgtaataacctaaaactggaaacaaccaaacgtccatcaacagatgaataaataaacaaattgtcaTATATCCAAACAATGtcatactattcagcaataaaaagaaataaactattgatacaagCAACAACATAGGTGAATTTCAAGATAATCACACTGAATAAAAGAAGCCACACACCTCCTCTAACCAAAAGAACATTTACcgtatgatcccacttatatacaattctagaaaatgaaaatgaagctaGTGACaaaaaagcagattagtggtcTCCTGGTGATATGAGGATGAGAGGGAGGGATTATAAAGGAGCATGAGGAAATTTTAAGGGTGATGATATGGTCactgtcttgattgtggtgatataTTCACGGGTGTATACATAACTTATCAAAttatacaccttaaatatgtaTGGTGTTTTATATGTCAATtgcatctcaataaagctgtatgGTCAAATGTATGTAGATGGCAAGCACAAATTACCAAATAGGTCCTGAGAATGCCAATGGATGGAGGGTCAGCCAAAGGGCCAGGCCGATATCTGGAACTTGAAGACGAGGAAATTCTGAGTGGGTTCACCAACCATCATTACCACTTTGGAAACACCTTCTTCTGCCATTTGTCTCCACCTCAGACCCTAGCCAGCTAGCTAGTTTTTGGAAGGAGCCCTAGTCTGCGATGGACGTAACTGTGGCAGCCTCCCAGGCCTGTTGCTCTCTGGCTGCCTTTAGGAGGAGCTGAGCTGAGTCTTGAGGTATTTTCATAAGTCAGGAAGAACAGTGGAAAGGAAGCAATGAAGGAACCCGAGGAAGCTGGAGACGAGTTGGAGAGGGTAGCTATTCATAACTGAGTAATGGATGGGGGAGGATGGCTGGAAAATGCCCAAGAGAACGCGTGCATCAATAATTCTTGtttgtaggccgggcgcagtggctcatgcctgtaatcctagcactctgggaggccgaggcgggtggatcctttgagctcaggagttcgagaccagcctgagcaaaagcgagaccccacctctactaaaaatagaaagaaatgatctggagagctataaatatatagaaaaaaattagccgggcatggtggcgcatgcctgtagtcccagctactcgggaggctgaggcaggaggatctcttgagcccaggagtttgaggttgctgtgagctaggctgacgccacggcactcactctagcccgggaaacagagcgagactctgtctcaaaaaaaaaaaaaaaaaatcttgtttgtGAACGAGAACACCAAGACCTTCACCTTTTAGTCACATAGAATTAGGGCTGTAGTCCAGGTTTCTGTGTTTTCCATCTACGACTATTCGACTATTCCCATCACCCATTTCCATTATGGCAAGTGGCTACTGTTTATGGGATACGAGATGATggctttccttttcattcacCACTTTAGAGTACCTATTTATGATAAGAAGAGGATAGCTCCTGGGGTCTGAAGGAGCTCACGGTCTAACAGAGACAGATCTACGTACATAAATGACTCACCTAATAAAAGCAAGACCGTAACAAGTGTTATAAATGAAGTGCTACAGAGGAGGGGAAATCTTTTTGTTCGGAAAAGAGAGATGTGGTGATGGGAGGTCCTCGTGCAGGAGTCCAGACTCCCCAGCAGTAAACAACACCCTTTAGTAGATGCTGAGTAAGTGTTACTGTCCTTCCTCCCTTCACATTTCGACCCGGTCTGACTTTAGTCTACCAAACCCTCTGTTCCTCAGCAGCATGCTGTTTCATGCCACTGCGCTTTTTGCATCCGCAGTTCTCTCCTCCTGGAATGGAATGTGCTCGCCTGAATGAATGAACGGTGACATGAAATGGAGCTCGGCAGGATAGAGAGCATGTGGTAACACTTTAGCCCACGGGCTATGGAGGCCAGCCACCGGCTCCTCAttggagataataatatttatttcataaggtTGTTAAGTGGATTAAAAGGACAGTCCCGTAAAGCTTTTAGCATCACGTCTGGCACGTAATGAGCGTTGAGGAAATATTCGCAATGTGTGTGCGAGCGTGGCGACCTTCGCCTGCCACGCCCCGCGTAGGAGCCGCCCCCTgtccgcctccccggcgcccagGGCACCCGGCGCGGCGACTGCGCCGCCACGTCGCCTCCTCTCACGCCCGGGACACCCGGGTTTACTAGACCCGACCCAGCGCTAGGTGCCCGGTGCACCAGCCCGCGCCCCACACCCTGTCTGCTCCCTCCGATTGGCTGCTGCGGGTGCCTTTCGCCAGAGGCCGCTGCAGATTGGCTGCGACGGGGGGGGCGGACCTCGGGGAGCGAAGGAAGGGCGGGGACCCGGATGTGTGTGGTGGCGGCGGCCGAAGAGCTTGTGTGCGGAGCTGAGAGGCCTATGGATGAGGAGGACGCGGCGGCCCCGGTAGGCGGGGATCGGGGGCGGGGTCCCGGAGGCCTCGGGTCTCCCCGGAGCCTGAGGCGGGGGTCCTGGGCGGGGGCTCCAGGGCCAGGGGCGGGGCCTTGCGGTCTGGTCACTGGGCTTGCTCGGTTGGCTCACCCTCGGCCCTCCGTAGGGTCGGGGACACTGGGCGTAGTCAAGCTGACCGGCCGGGGCCCCCTTACCCCTGGGTCACGTCTGAGTGATCAGGTCGTTCCCAGGGCGGAGGCAGGCCCCAGCACGGCCGCTACTCGTCGGTGCCAAGGCTTTGGGGTTCTGGGCAACCAGATACCTTTAGATCTGGGGCTCCAGCATCTCCTGGGGTCAAGCCCTGGCAGAGTGCCCGGGAGTGGAGTCCTCGGGCTGCCCCACAGGTGCCTACTCTTCTGGGCCACGTAGTGGATTGTAGCTCCCGCATAAGGGTCCTAACATGCTCATTGGGATTGAATTCAGCCCAGCCAAGGCTTcctaagcacctactgtgtgcaaggcaaTGTCAGGTCTTGATAGAACCCCTGTCCCAGGGTTTGGGGAACGTGCAGAAGAAGAGTACTTCACCTCTTTCTCACATTTTGCTCCCAggaaaaatgtattcattcattcatatattggCACTGCTGGTGGTTTAAATACCTGGATCATCCCACCCCTCTCCGTCATCACTGCTACCATCTTCAGGAATGCCACTCTCATCCAAAATGctgcaatagcctcctaattgTTTGCCCACTTCTGCTGTTGCTCCTCTTGTGATGAATTCTCCAACCAGCCGCCTGAATGATCTTTAAGATCTGATAAACTTTAAGATTATATCATTTGCTTGCTTGGAACTCTCCAGAGGTTTCCCATCacacttggaataaaatccaaactccttaccaTGGTCTGGTATGATCTTGATCTGGTTCCTGCCTTCTTCTCATCTTCTATGTTCCCCCCACATTCCCTACACACCAGCTATCTTGGCCTTCTTGCTGTTGCTCCACCATGCCAGCTCCCTTCAACCCAAGGACCTGCTgttgtcccctctgcctggaatattctttttTGGGCTTGTCACATTCCTGGCTCCTTTTcaactcaaatgccacctcctcagagagactGTTTCTGTCCATTCTGCCCACTGCCTCCATATTCTTTATCATATCACCCTGTTTTATTTCTCCACTGTCTAAAATTGTCATGTCTGTTTATTGTCTGTTGTGTCCACCGCCCCCCCCACTAGAATGGAAACCCTATGAGAACAGGAATCCCATCTATCTTGGTCACAGttatatccctagcacctagaacagtgcacacagtaggagctcaataaatgtttgttgaatgagaggatgagggtgagggtggggattGTTGAGGTCAGTCTGAGCAACTGGTCTCAAGTCCAGCACCCTCTGCATTCCGGGTCAAGCAGGCTGAGGTGCTTTGCTCAGGGCCCTGCTTCCTTCTCAACCTCTTCTCTCCTTGACAGATTTGTTCTCATGAACAAGATGGATGACCTCAACCTGCACTACCGGTTTCTGAATTGGCGCCGGCGGATCCGGGAGATTCGGGAGGTCCGAGCTTTCCGATATCAGGAGAGGTTCAAACATATTCTTGTAGATGGAGACACTTTGAGGTGAGTCCAGGGGAATACTTCCACATTTTCCTTcctgttccagatcttagagatGAAAGGGGGCTTTTTCGGAGGAAGGGGACTGTCTATACTGCTCTGGGATAGGATATGCTCTTGACCCCAGAGGCCTTTCTGAGTGGAGTAGTGTGTGCTGCTTCACCCTGCACTCCCGTCTGTCACAGGGTGGCTCCGTCCCAGTCCAACAAGGAAGGGATCCAGCAGGGGTCTCTCCCAGTTAGGCATTAGAAGCAATCACGTCAGATACGGGAGGCTGCCAGGGTCTCAGGAGTTCCCTGAGTACTTTGTTGACAAGACTCCAGTGGGTCTGTGGGGTGTCCGAGACTCCTGCCTACGTCTCAGGGATTGGGTTTGGTAAAGAGTGGCCATTTCAAAGACAGTGGATTTCCTGTTTGGGGAAGGATGGTTTTGTAGTGCATCCTGTACTTCCCGTGTCTTTTCAACCCTttggtttgtgtttgttttctctcttttctggctTGAACCCCTTCCCTGACTCCTTCTGAGCCTATTTTCTCCCAGAGTTGTCACTGAAGGGGGAAGTCAGTAGTGTAATTTAGCCTGGAGGCAAGAAAGCTGAGCAGTGGGGATTGAATGACTGTCTTCCAGCCTATGAAGGGCTTTGGTACAAAGGGCAGAGACTAGCCATTCTCCAACTCCACTGAGGACAGCCAGAGGAAAACAGCCAAAGCTGCAGCATGAGGGATTGAGATTAGACAGGGTTGTGAGACCTCTCCTAGCAGCTAAAGGGACTCTacattcttttccttctgaaaatgaAGAAACCAGGCTTGCACTGGTCTGTGGTATGGCTTGGACCCTGGCTGGAGGCAGCGGGAGGGGTGGAGTGAGGTGACCTTAAGTATCTTGTTATGGTGTCTGTGCAGATGTCCTGCAGTGTGGCCTAAAGGGTTCTCCTCTCTGCTGGCCCTGGCAGGGTTGAGGTTAGGGATGCTGAGGCCCTCCCACCAGCTCCTGCGCTGGGTTGCTAATGGAGCTCCCCCCTCATTCTTCCTTCAGTTACCATGGAAACTCTGGTGAAGTTGGCTGCTACGTGGCTTCTCGACCCCTGACCAAGGACAGCAATTATTTTGAGGTGATCAAGGCAGTGGGTGGGCAGAACAGGGGATGAGATCAGGGGTGAGATCATTAAGCTCCAAGGAGCTCCTTTACTAGATTCACGACCTGGTCCTTTTAATTGTCCATCAGCGTTGTCCTGTCAACTGGGAAAAGGGCACAGGATAACATGGCCCTAATCTGAGAAATATGAGCCCTGTCCCTTCTACTCTCCTGCCCCTTACCTAAGTAGACCTTGACCCACGTCCTTTCCCACCCCCTGACCCAAACCCAGCGTCTTCTCCGTCGCCTATTTTTTTCCAGAGttaggaaataattttctaagtaTCCATGGTGAAgcaggcccctgccctccccagttCTCCCTCTGAGCATCCTCTCTTTTCTGATTCCCATGTCTTTTGTCGTTTTGAGCCTCAACCTCCTTTGATCTCTAGCTCCCCTTCCTCGTACCCCCAGCAATTCATCCTGTTTCCCATCCTTGCTAACTGtgccccactctcctcccccaggtgtcTATTGTGGACAGTGGAGTCCGGGGCACTATTGCTGTGGGGCTGGTCCCTCAGTACTACAGCTTGGATCACCAGCCTGGCTGGTTACCTGACTCTGTAGCCTACCACGCTGATGATGGCAAGTGAGTTGTCTCCTGCGGAACCTGACCCATTGCCTATGGATTTGGGAACCTTAGATACAAAGAACTTCCTCAGGGTGGCTTTTcccattcctttctctctttgggTGTTTCATAAACTGTTGTGGTCAGGACAGGGAGGTGGCCTGGCAGTTACCCTAGCAGGTTTACAGAGGGGAGGTAGTGCTCATGCCAGGACATAGGTGATGCCATCACAGAGCGACTAGGAGCGGCAGGTTGAGGCCTCAGCTGTCAGTGCTGCGGAGAAACTGGGAGGCCAGGTTCAGGTCCTGTGTCTGTGCTACTCTGTCCACAGGTTGTATAATGGCCGAGCCAAGGGCCGCCAGTTCGGGTCAAAGTGCAACTCTGGGGACCGGATTGGCTGTGGCATTGAGCCTGTGTCCTTTGATGTGCAGACTGCCCAGATCTTCTTCACCAAAAATGGGAAGCGGGTGAGTGAGAAATCCTGGGTGGGATTTAGGTGGCTTGAAGCTGCCCAAGGATTTGTGGGAGTGGTTAGGAAGAGTTTGCTGCCTGGGGCTGCCAGGGACGTGTGTGCTTAGTTCCCACGTCCTTCATTTCAGCCTCAGATTCTCCTGAAGCCCCTGTGTGTAGGAGAAGACACTTCTCCTGCCTAGGGAAGCTGGGACATTTCCCAGATGACAGGCGTAGAGGGGCAAGTTCATGCAGCAGAGGCTGAGCAGAAATTGTGGGGAACAGAATTGGGTGATCTAGAGGAAGCTTTTGAGCAGTCAAAAGAGGGgaacaaagaaatgtaaaggtcataggaaatcaagaaggggaagGGTAAAAAGCTACCTgtcaggtacagtgaacactgtctgggtgacGAGCGctctaaaagccccaacttaccCGCTATGCAAGGTATCCGTGTAACAGAAACTCTTGCACCCCCTTAATAGtttgaaattgagaaaaaaagagGGGAAGATGATGGCCTGGCTGTATAAGCTGGAGCCTCCTCTTTGGGTTTTTGACTTGAATACTTTTGGGGATAtgtcttttttgtgttttattttccttattacacttctccttccctttcctcttgaAAGAGAGACGAGTAGTGGTGAGGAGATGCGGCCAGAGCAAACAGAAGAGAGAGACACCCTGCTCTCTTCTCTGTCCAACTCCATCTCCCACCCTGGGAAAATCACTTTCCCAGGCCTTGGCTGAGAGCGCCTGCTCCCGTAGCATCCGCGCCTGAGTGCGTGCCTGCTCCAATACATGCTCACATGTACTAAAATATTTGGCAGTGAGTCAAGAGACTTGTGTTTGTCTTCTAGCTCTGTGGATTCCTTGCTTGACCTGGGGTACTTAGCACATTTTTGAACTTTTCTGCACCTCTGGGTTTTCTTTATTTGCCAGTGTGTGATAATTAGTCCTTGCATCATCTTAAAAGTGCCCTTGTGAGAATTAGATGAGCTATGGAAAAGTGAGCCAGGTggcagctccctccctccctccactgcaGGTGGGCTCTACCATCATGCCCATGTCCCCAGATGGACTGTTCCCAGCAGTGGGCATGCACTCCCTGGGTGAGGAGGTACGCCTGCACCTCAATGCTGAGCTGGGCCGTGAGGACGACAGTGTCATGATGGTGGACAGTTATGAGGACGAATGGGGCCGGCTGCATGATGTCAGAGTCTGTGGGACTGTAAGTAaggggcagtggggtgggagggccTTGGGTGGAGAGGGCTGGGCAGGACACCTGTGGACACATGAGCATATTTGAATGGCTTAGAATGGGGAAAGACAACAGTGTCTTTTGTGGGGTTTTGGCAGGATGGCCTGGACCCCCTTTTGGCTTGATCCCAGCTCAGCTGGCCCAGGCTTTCCATTCACAGTGCTATGGGGCAGGTGTGGTCCAAGTCCCACACATGCGGGGGAAGGTCCTTTGCTGATCTTTTTTGAGTGTTAATGTTAGTCTCTGCTGTCTTCCCCTTACATGTGTGATAGAGGATGAGAACGGAGGCAGATGAAGAGTCAGTGAGAATCCTTGCACCTCCAAAGCCTGCTTCATCCATCTTCTCCTCATACCCGTTTTAGTCCCTCCCTGGATTTTAAGCTTTCTTGGGAAGCTCATGGACCTTGAGAGAGGGAAATTCTTCCTGTCTACCTTGCGTGCCTCATGCTGGGTTGGGAGTGAGTGGTCCCAGGTCTGGGTCTGGCCCTGACCTCTAATGTGCTGCTCAGGCCTCCCACTTTGGATTGTCCCTCTGTTACCCCCTTTCCCCCAGCCTGGGCTTTTTCTCCACCCTCTGGCCTTCTCACCCCAACCCAAGCTGTTTTCAACTCAGCCTTTGGTAGCAAAACAGAAGCAGTGGGGGGTCGGAGTGGATTATGAACCGGGCTTCCCCCTTGTGGAGTTCAAGGGAAGTGGAACCCAGGGAAAGTGGCAGAAAGTGTGCCCTCCTGCTGCTTCTGACGCTCTGCGCCCCTTCTGGCACTGGGGTCCAAGGGCTGCAGCGGCCATGAGCCAGGAGGCCTCAGATGCCCACTTCTTGactctcatttctttcctttcttttcgcCTTCTGCCATCATTTTGACAACATCTACACAGTTGAACTTGGGACTGAGCCAGGGCGATGTTCCAGCTCTCATCCCTGACCTCTCCTCAAGAGTTTTTTCCTGGCATCCTTTCCCTGCCTGGACCTGTCCCCActctgcccccagctcctcccaggcAATCTTTTCTAATTGTTGCAGAATCCTGTAGACATTTATAAAtagccttccttcctccccaccctctccccaatAACCTCAGGCCGCTCATTTAAGAAGTTTTTTCTGTCTTAGACATAAGCTGTCAAGTTTGGCTCTTCTCTCAGACTCTGGGGACAGCTGGCAGAGTGGGAACACTGCTCCCTGAGCACTTGGTCCTCTGGGGCAGACTTCAGCATGAGCCTCCGGTGGGACATGTGCCTTCCTCTAGCCTTGCCAACTGTCCCATCTTTCAAGCAAGGGTGACTTACCCAGTTTCTTTCAGCCCTTTGGGCATCCCATCCCCACTTGtctcctggcctcctccctcctgtcccttctTACCATCCACTTGGTATTTCTGACCCAGCGATCACAGCTGTGTCAGCCTGGAGGCACCAGGGAGAGGTCATTTGGGCTGTGCCTGTGCCGCCTCTTTCTAAAGATGTCTAACTTAGCTGTTTCTGCTCTTTGCCCTTTCTGTTTTATATGTCCCCCTCTGTTGGGGAGCCCTTCCCTGGAACTCCAGACTCCTGCTGTCCTTGAAGCCTGTTTCTTCTCCTGTCCTGGGTGCTGTGCTTAGTAGAGTATCCTTTAGAACCATAAAGGTTTTGGAGAGGCTTTGATGTTACCTAGTCCAAGGTTTCTCAGTGGGGAGACTGTTGGCATTTTAGTTGGGACAATTCTTTGATGTGAAGGACATTTAGCATCCTTGGCCCCCAGATACAAGATGCCAGTAGCCCCCTCCCCTAGTCATTGTGAAAGCCCCAAATATGCCCACACATTTCCAAATATCCTCCTGTTTTGCTGTTGATGAAAAAAAGTCCCAGAAAAAAGTGAAGTGTTTGACATTGTTCAAGTGTCAAACAGTGAATTAGCAAAACTAGGCCCAGATATTCATTCTTTGACCCCTCTCCAGTGCCTTTTCTGCTGTATACTGTTACCTGCTACCCAAGCCTCCTTTCCATGCCAGtcatctcctctcctcccacgcCCCTCCTCATCAGAGAATGGAAGTTTCCAGATTTAAATGCCCACTTTGCCTGGGCTTTTCTTGTCTAGTTCCTTTAGCCAAGGCCCTTCCAGCTGAGTTTACTTGGCTTCCTTGGAGTTCCTTTACTCCTAACCTGTCTCAGTTTGGGTCCTCAATGatctcttttcccttctcactGGTTCTTCCcataaagaagaacaaattcaATTCctggctcttttcttttttcttccaacatctcattatgaaaagttttaaacatatagaaaagtttAAGTGAATGCCCATATACCCGTTCCCTAGATTCaacaattgttaatatttagtCATGTTTGTTTGACCTGAGTATCTATATAGAGACAGAAttccactctttctttctttttttttttttgagacagagtcttgctttgttgcccgggccagagtaagtgccgtggcgtcagcctagctcacagcaacctcaaactcctgggcttcagcggtcctactgcctcagcctcctgggtagctgggactacaggcatgtgccaccatgcctggctaattttttctatatatatttcagttggccagataatttctttctatttttttagtagagacagggtctcgctcttgctcaggctggtctcgaactcctgaccttgaacaatccacccacctcggcctcccagagtgctaggattacaggcgtgagccaccacgcctggcctgcacTCGAGTGGaattccttccctgcctcctgcagcctcagtttcccctgctaAAGAGGCCCCTTCCCCAGAGCTCTGAGGGTGCTGAAGAATTGCAGCTGCATTTGCTCAGGGATCGGAGTGTTGTCCCTCACCTcactcctgcccccagccttgCAAGGTGAGGTAATTtgtggagggtggggggctgTAGGTACAGCCTGGGGATTAGACTCATTTTCTGCCTTTGTTCCCTATTCATAGCTCCTCTGACAACTCCTTAGCGACCAGGCAACAGCTTTGGTACACAAAGGGTGGTGAGTGAGGCCCCACCCTCtcaggggtcctccccagacccAGCCCAGAAGGAGGCCGTGTTGGGGCCTGAGCTGGGGATTGGTTCCTGTTTCAGCTGCTTCTGGGCCCTCAGGGCACTGAGCCCTTCTTTGCTCCTGTCAAGAAGGATTAGGGTCTCTGCTGGCACGGGGAGGAGGGAGGTTACCAGCAGAGAAGAGGCTGCGAAGGTGCTACTGGTATGAGGTCCCGGTGTAGGGGGTTCTCTACACTGTGATCTGCGGCACTGAGTCCACCTGTTTGGCCTCCCAGGGCTTTGTGGTGTGTACATGTGGGGAAGAAGAGGTGGTTGAGAGCCCCAAGGAAGAGTTCCCTCTACCCCTACCAGAGATATAGAGGAACATGCCTGTCGTTGGGCATTGTTTGAGGGGAAGGACACTTGGAGTAGGGTAGTCTGAGGAGTGTTCATCTGTCCTGGTTGGCCTAACGGGCTACTCTAGTTGGAGGTAAGGGCTGAGATGAGAGATCATGTCCTTCTTTGCGATTGGCAGTTCCAGTATTACCCCCATTTCCTGATTTAGGGAGAGGTGGAAATGTGTGCTGATCACCTACTGggtgtcaggctctgtgctaagcacttgacACTTCATTTCGTCTTGTTACCCATTTTTGGGAGATGCAGGTAGTGTTATCCtttaacttgctcaaggttagtGGCTACTAAGTAACAGGACTTAGGATTTGAACCTATGCCTGTTGGGTTCTCTTTCAAACTAAGAGGCTTCTGAGACATAGACTGAGGGGCCAGCATCAAGGTCCTGGCAGCTCACTCTGGGGCTGAGCTTCCATCTCCTCTGGGTTCCTAGCAGTGGTAGGCCAAGCAGGGGGAGGGATGTATTCAAAACAGGATCTTTGAGGGGGCTAAACTTCCCCTCACCTGCACCCCTCTGAGTGCTCTGAGAAGGCTCAGGGCTGGGCTCTGCTGAGGAGTGGGAGAGAGGATGGTTTCTGATGGCTTCTGCCCTGGGGGCTGGGCGGTTCCTCTCTCAAAGAAGGTATGTTGTGTAGCTACCTAGTCGTCCATTCAGCTGGTCCGTCGTTCTGTGGGTAGGGGATGGAGAGTGGGTTTTAGAGTCCTATGTTAGTGCAGTTCATCCTGCATTTCAGTTTAAGGAAGCATCCCCACCCTAGCCTTAAACAAAACTGCAGCAGCTGCCCTCCTctgggctgaggcagagggaatggTTGGGCGGGTTTTTCCCAGGGATCAGGCTCTG is a genomic window containing:
- the SPRYD3 gene encoding SPRY domain-containing protein 3 — encoded protein: MRRTRRPRFVLMNKMDDLNLHYRFLNWRRRIREIREVRAFRYQERFKHILVDGDTLSYHGNSGEVGCYVASRPLTKDSNYFEVSIVDSGVRGTIAVGLVPQYYSLDHQPGWLPDSVAYHADDGKLYNGRAKGRQFGSKCNSGDRIGCGIEPVSFDVQTAQIFFTKNGKRVGSTIMPMSPDGLFPAVGMHSLGEEVRLHLNAELGREDDSVMMVDSYEDEWGRLHDVRVCGTLLEYLGKGKSIVDVGLAQARHPLSTRSHYFEVEIVDPGEKCYIALGLARKDYPKNRHPGWSRGSVAYHADDGKIFHGSGVGDPFGPRCYKGDIMGCGIMFPRDYILDSEGDSDDSCDTVILSPTARAVRNVRNVMYLHQEGEEEEEEEEEEEDGEEIEPEHEGKKVVVFFTRNGKIIGKKDAIVPSGGFFPTIGMLSCGEKVKVDLHPLSG